In a genomic window of Nostoc sp. UHCC 0870:
- the sfsA gene encoding DNA/RNA nuclease SfsA, with protein MTDWLYCYPPLYPGVLLKRYKRFFADVQLDTGEVVTAHCPNTGPMTGVSTIGSAVQLSKSDNPNRKLAYTLELIQVHDNQPTWVGVNTALPNRIVKLALGQYLFPELGNYSQIKGEVVYGHDKKSRVDFLLTGTDAERPIYLEVKNTTWCEGTLALFPDTETTRGQKHLRELTALLPQTRAVMLYLINRGDCTDFAPGDSADPLYGKLLRDAIALGLEVLPCRFDISPEGIRYLGLAKLKI; from the coding sequence TTGACTGATTGGCTTTACTGTTATCCGCCTCTGTATCCTGGTGTTTTGCTAAAACGCTACAAACGCTTTTTTGCTGATGTGCAGTTAGATACTGGGGAAGTAGTTACAGCACACTGTCCTAATACTGGCCCAATGACTGGAGTATCAACTATTGGGAGTGCGGTACAACTTTCTAAAAGCGATAATCCTAACCGCAAATTGGCTTACACTCTAGAACTAATTCAGGTACACGATAATCAGCCGACTTGGGTAGGTGTGAATACAGCTTTGCCAAATCGGATAGTGAAGTTAGCTTTAGGACAGTACCTGTTCCCGGAATTGGGTAACTATAGCCAAATTAAAGGCGAGGTAGTTTATGGACATGATAAAAAAAGCCGAGTAGATTTCTTGTTGACGGGGACTGACGCAGAACGCCCGATTTATTTAGAAGTGAAAAATACAACTTGGTGTGAAGGGACTTTAGCACTATTTCCTGATACCGAAACTACCAGGGGACAAAAGCATTTACGGGAACTGACTGCACTGCTTCCCCAAACCCGTGCAGTTATGCTGTACTTGATTAATCGGGGTGATTGTACAGACTTTGCCCCTGGTGATAGTGCTGATCCTCTGTATGGTAAGTTATTACGGGATGCGATCGCTCTGGGTTTAGAGGTCTTACCTTGCAGATTCGATATTTCCCCTGAAGGTATTCGTTATCTAGGTTTAGCTAAACTCAAAATTTAA
- a CDS encoding gluconokinase → MIVLIMGVAGSGKTTIGKLLAESLGWEFLDADDFHSPANIEKMRLGIPLDDADRIPWLQDIRNAIAQWLQENRNVVLACSALKASYRQFLVGDSSDIKVVYLKGADKIIQKRLQERQNHFMGEKLLNSQLRTIEEPDNAIHIDISQPPEEIVNFLKTIFG, encoded by the coding sequence ATGATAGTTCTCATCATGGGTGTGGCTGGTTCTGGTAAAACTACCATCGGGAAACTGTTGGCGGAGTCTTTGGGATGGGAATTTCTAGACGCGGATGATTTTCACTCGCCAGCAAATATTGAGAAAATGCGGCTGGGTATTCCCCTGGATGATGCTGATAGAATACCTTGGTTGCAAGATATACGAAATGCGATCGCGCAATGGTTGCAAGAAAATAGAAATGTAGTTTTAGCCTGTTCCGCACTCAAAGCCAGCTATCGACAATTTTTAGTAGGGGATAGCAGTGACATTAAGGTAGTCTACCTCAAAGGAGCAGACAAAATTATCCAAAAACGGCTACAAGAACGCCAAAATCACTTCATGGGCGAAAAACTCCTCAACAGCCAGCTTCGTACCATTGAAGAGCCTGATAACGCTATACATATAGATATTTCACAACCCCCAGAAGAGATTGTGAATTTTCTCAAGACTATTTTTGGTTGA
- a CDS encoding chlorophyll a/b-binding protein, producing METRPSTDLPPVANAYNGIDRNAFIFGFNPQAELWNGRLAMIGFLAYLLWDLAGYSVLRDVLHFIRY from the coding sequence ATGGAAACTCGTCCTTCTACAGATTTACCACCAGTTGCTAATGCTTACAATGGCATAGACCGCAACGCCTTTATCTTCGGCTTTAATCCCCAAGCCGAACTCTGGAATGGTCGTTTAGCAATGATTGGTTTTTTAGCTTATTTACTGTGGGATTTAGCAGGTTATAGTGTATTGCGTGATGTGCTGCACTTCATCCGATATTAA
- a CDS encoding chlorophyll a/b-binding protein produces METRSSTSKMPTIATEYNGRDRNAFLFGWNPQAEIWNGRLAMIGFLAYLLWDLAGYSVLRDVLHLIGY; encoded by the coding sequence ATGGAAACTCGTTCTTCCACGAGTAAAATGCCAACAATTGCTACCGAATATAATGGACGCGATCGCAATGCGTTTTTATTTGGTTGGAATCCCCAAGCGGAAATTTGGAACGGTCGTTTGGCGATGATTGGCTTTCTCGCCTACTTGCTTTGGGATTTAGCAGGTTATAGCGTCCTACGGGATGTATTGCACCTCATTGGTTACTAA
- a CDS encoding MFS transporter, translating to MFHSTDILALYKPLLWVAQIPVTPPGVSPAQLSLLTAGPRFFVALLSGVILAFAFQLVLTNLSVAAGISYLGRPSDSGTEVGGSFGGTIRKIGTAVGLWTLVSVTIALLIAAFLAVKLSLLVLDPGLGAILGLVIWGAYFLLLVWVSSTTVGSLIGSVVHTATSGFQAIMGTATAALGAKAFNQQVVSTAEAAASAVRRELGSAIDPISIRENIEDYIEKLRPPELDVSHIRREFESLLQDPQLREISGSPDLRQIDRQKFVELVSSRTDLSKRDVKRIADNLYKVWQQVVGEQKPVQNNLGELVNYLKTMPPGQTKTDELNAKLDRLMAEMRPGKEADQKTAPGPIQSTVQQAISALTGIALGRADLSDLDVEKIWHALTTAKAKATTQADKLGLPTPSQPYSPIRADVENYLHNTYAWQLSEERIAQEFRDVIYDPAADPSTVRRELERLSRKDFVNILQDRGLLTQTQIQHIADRLEAVRQEVLVIVTAETEREISQDLQRRVNSYLLVTAKADLTPEAIERDFKPLITDHEADYETLSRRLAIVERQQMQETLLERNDIQSYEVDRILDELERQRDRSLVESKNLAEQAKYQAETLWLNVEAYLRNTDKAELNPDAIRADLQTLLADPQAGMTAIGARLSRFDRDTLVQLLSQRQDINEDQANQIIHTVEESWHSVRHAPQAIADKAKEQYDSVTTTIADYLRRTGKEELNPEGIQRDLNRLFENPSEGVVAIRQRLSHLDRDTLVKLLSQRQDLSEAQVNEVIDSVQTSIRNIVRAPRRLATRTQQRVQNFQAYLEAYLRHTGKEELNPEGIKRDVQLLLHDPGVGMENLSDRLSHFDRGTIIALLKIREDITDQEAARIADNIVSVRDQFVEQVQGMQRRIQDVIDGIFERIRHYLNSLERPELNYDGVKHDVRTLLEDPQAGFDALRDRLSSFNRDTLIAIMSSREDISEADANRIVDQVERARNTVLQRAERLQHEAERRLEEVKHQAQRQAEETRKAAASAAWWLFATAIVSAIFSALGGAIAVVWV from the coding sequence ATGTTTCACAGTACAGATATACTCGCACTCTACAAGCCTCTATTGTGGGTGGCACAAATCCCCGTTACTCCACCAGGGGTCTCACCAGCGCAATTATCACTGCTGACTGCTGGGCCGCGCTTTTTTGTGGCTTTATTGTCTGGAGTGATTTTAGCTTTTGCTTTCCAATTAGTATTAACCAATCTCTCCGTAGCCGCAGGGATTTCTTATTTGGGTCGTCCATCTGATTCAGGTACAGAAGTAGGCGGCAGTTTTGGCGGTACGATTCGCAAAATTGGCACGGCGGTGGGACTTTGGACATTAGTCTCTGTCACCATCGCCTTATTAATCGCCGCTTTTCTCGCAGTAAAGTTGAGCCTGTTGGTTTTAGATCCGGGATTGGGAGCAATTCTAGGTTTAGTGATTTGGGGCGCATACTTTTTATTATTGGTGTGGGTGAGTTCTACTACGGTAGGTTCGTTAATTGGTTCAGTAGTTCACACCGCCACCTCTGGTTTTCAGGCGATTATGGGAACGGCTACCGCCGCCCTTGGTGCAAAAGCTTTCAATCAGCAAGTTGTATCGACAGCAGAAGCCGCCGCTTCTGCGGTGCGTCGGGAATTAGGTAGTGCGATTGACCCGATCAGTATCCGAGAAAACATAGAAGATTATATTGAAAAGTTGCGTCCACCAGAATTAGACGTATCTCATATTCGCCGGGAATTTGAAAGTTTACTGCAAGACCCACAACTGAGAGAAATTTCTGGTAGTCCTGATTTGCGTCAGATTGACCGCCAAAAGTTCGTTGAGTTAGTCAGCAGCCGTACAGACCTGTCGAAGCGAGATGTCAAGCGCATCGCTGATAATCTATACAAGGTTTGGCAACAAGTTGTAGGTGAACAAAAACCTGTGCAGAACAACCTGGGTGAGTTGGTTAACTATCTCAAAACCATGCCACCAGGACAAACGAAAACCGATGAACTCAATGCCAAACTAGATCGGTTAATGGCAGAAATGCGTCCAGGGAAGGAAGCTGATCAAAAAACAGCCCCAGGGCCGATTCAGAGTACAGTCCAGCAAGCAATATCTGCTTTAACTGGCATTGCTTTGGGACGGGCAGATTTATCAGATTTAGATGTGGAAAAAATCTGGCACGCTTTGACTACAGCCAAAGCAAAAGCCACAACACAAGCTGATAAATTAGGATTGCCTACACCTTCCCAACCTTACAGCCCGATTCGCGCTGATGTAGAAAACTATCTACATAATACCTATGCTTGGCAATTGAGTGAGGAGAGAATTGCCCAAGAATTTCGTGATGTGATCTACGATCCAGCCGCCGATCCTAGTACAGTGCGACGGGAACTAGAACGACTTTCCCGCAAGGATTTTGTGAATATTCTCCAAGACCGGGGATTACTGACACAAACTCAAATTCAGCATATCGCCGATCGCCTGGAAGCGGTGCGTCAGGAAGTGCTAGTGATAGTCACTGCTGAAACTGAAAGGGAGATATCCCAAGACTTACAACGCCGTGTTAACAGTTATTTGTTGGTAACGGCTAAGGCTGATTTAACTCCAGAAGCAATTGAGCGAGATTTCAAGCCTTTAATAACAGACCACGAAGCAGATTATGAAACCCTATCACGGCGACTGGCTATAGTTGAGCGTCAACAGATGCAAGAAACGTTGCTAGAACGCAATGATATTCAATCCTACGAAGTTGATCGCATTTTAGATGAATTAGAAAGACAACGCGATCGCAGTTTGGTAGAGTCCAAAAACTTGGCAGAACAAGCCAAATATCAAGCTGAAACCCTCTGGCTAAATGTCGAAGCATATCTGCGTAACACCGACAAAGCCGAATTAAACCCCGATGCCATCCGGGCTGACCTCCAAACCTTGCTGGCAGACCCCCAAGCCGGAATGACGGCAATTGGGGCGCGGTTATCTCGTTTTGACCGTGATACCCTAGTACAATTACTGAGTCAACGGCAAGATATCAACGAAGACCAAGCTAATCAAATCATCCATACTGTTGAGGAATCTTGGCACAGTGTCCGCCATGCGCCGCAAGCTATAGCAGACAAAGCCAAAGAACAATATGATTCTGTAACGACAACAATTGCCGATTACTTACGCAGAACTGGCAAGGAAGAACTCAACCCAGAAGGGATTCAACGGGATTTAAATCGACTGTTTGAGAATCCTAGTGAGGGAGTTGTCGCCATCCGTCAGAGGTTATCGCACTTAGACAGAGATACCTTGGTAAAATTGCTCAGTCAACGCCAAGACTTGAGTGAAGCCCAAGTCAACGAAGTGATTGACTCTGTGCAAACTTCCATTCGTAACATTGTGCGTGCGCCCCGTCGCCTAGCTACCCGCACCCAACAAAGAGTGCAGAACTTCCAAGCTTATTTAGAGGCATATCTGCGGCATACTGGCAAGGAAGAATTGAACCCAGAAGGCATCAAGCGGGATGTGCAGTTACTACTGCATGATCCAGGCGTAGGGATGGAAAATTTGAGCGATCGCCTGTCACATTTTGACCGTGGTACAATTATTGCTCTGCTAAAAATTCGCGAAGATATCACCGATCAAGAAGCTGCCCGCATAGCAGATAATATCGTCTCAGTCCGCGATCAATTTGTTGAACAGGTGCAGGGAATGCAACGGCGCATTCAAGATGTGATTGATGGAATTTTTGAAAGGATTCGTCACTATCTCAACTCCTTAGAGCGTCCCGAACTCAATTACGATGGTGTTAAACACGATGTTCGCACATTATTAGAAGACCCCCAAGCAGGATTTGACGCATTACGCGATCGCCTCTCATCCTTCAACCGCGATACCCTCATAGCCATTATGAGTTCACGCGAAGATATTTCCGAAGCCGATGCTAACCGGATTGTTGACCAAGTTGAACGCGCACGTAATACAGTGTTACAACGTGCCGAACGCTTACAACATGAAGCTGAACGCCGTTTAGAAGAAGTCAAACATCAAGCCCAAAGACAGGCAGAAGAAACCCGCAAAGCCGCCGCTTCAGCCGCTTGGTGGTTATTCGCTACAGCGATAGTTTCCGCCATTTTCTCAGCTTTAGGTGGTGCGATCGCTGTTGTTTGGGTGTAG
- a CDS encoding XisH family protein: MPQRDNIHSIVKQAITKDGWEITDDPFVISYGERFLFVDLGATESNTSRQLTARFIGAKRQNSRIAIEIKEFRGRSAIADLEQAIGQYTLYQLLLNQVDPERAIYLAITDITYEEIFSEPIGQLVISDLPMKLLIVDTEKAEVKQWIPTRFIGTL; this comes from the coding sequence ATGCCGCAAAGAGATAATATCCACAGTATTGTTAAACAAGCTATCACCAAAGATGGCTGGGAAATTACCGACGATCCCTTTGTCATATCCTATGGTGAACGATTTTTATTTGTAGACTTGGGTGCAACGGAAAGCAATACTTCAAGGCAGTTAACAGCAAGATTCATTGGGGCTAAACGCCAAAATAGTAGAATTGCAATTGAGATTAAAGAATTTCGAGGTCGGTCTGCGATCGCTGATTTAGAACAAGCAATTGGTCAATACACTCTTTACCAACTCTTACTCAATCAAGTAGATCCTGAACGTGCAATATATCTGGCAATTACAGATATCACTTATGAAGAAATATTTAGTGAACCAATTGGTCAACTCGTAATTAGCGACTTACCCATGAAATTGCTTATCGTAGATACAGAGAAGGCAGAGGTCAAGCAATGGATACCAACACGGTTTATCGGAACATTGTAA
- a CDS encoding XisI protein produces MDTNTVYRNIVKQVIQKYANFRPSHGEIRLDTVFDDTQNRYALMQVGWERGRRVRGNLIYITIQDGKVWVEYDGMETGITQDLINRGIPEADIVWAFLPQSQAVTTGY; encoded by the coding sequence ATGGATACCAACACGGTTTATCGGAACATTGTAAAACAAGTCATTCAGAAATACGCTAATTTTCGTCCCTCTCACGGTGAAATTAGACTAGACACAGTATTTGATGACACCCAGAATCGTTATGCACTCATGCAGGTAGGCTGGGAAAGGGGACGACGAGTTAGAGGAAATTTGATTTATATCACTATTCAAGATGGGAAAGTTTGGGTGGAATATGATGGCATGGAAACTGGTATTACTCAAGATTTAATTAATAGAGGAATTCCAGAGGCGGATATAGTTTGGGCTTTTTTGCCTCAATCACAGGCTGTCACAACTGGATATTGA
- a CDS encoding PAS domain-containing hybrid sensor histidine kinase/response regulator, which produces MSIPNVDPASETTQELISLRGRIAELEQLEKQYQRRQALLEQQLKAAGFQPPVQLVECQLPCQQLQQEMSDKRQVETALGESEERLRLALDAANMGFWDWQILTEKVIWSENHARLFGLVPGSFAGTYEAFLSCVHPEDRQKVTQKISQTQASEPHYSDQFRIVWPDKTIHWIASKGKFFFDQQGQPIRMIGTCMDISESKQTEEKTQHLTNQVQEQANILDAILATSVDHIFIFNSTGQYQYVSDGGAAGMGLHPEDIVGKTVRELDLPKDLIEKCEYQYQTVMENGTPIKDECEYVTVNGTQYYEYILTPLRNINQKIEGVITVSRNITEHKRAEQSLRDSEARFRRLFESNLIGVAFWTVDGFITDANDAYLKLAGYTREEFAALGKIDWRELTPSEYRALDDRAIAEVKANGVSQLYEKEYIHRNGKRVAVVLGVALLNDSQNMGVAFVLDINERKQIEQERDRLLSQERLARQEAEVANRIKDEFLAVLSHELRTPLNPILGWSKLLRSRKFDQATTERALETIERNAKLQTQLIEDLLDVSRILQGKLTLNVCPVSVVMVVEAAVETVRLAADAKSIQIQTVLDPNLSQVMGDPNRLQQVVWNLLSNAVKFTPSGGRVDIYLTEVNHRVQIQVSDTGKGIAPDFLPYVFDYFRQADSTTTRKFGGLGLGLAIVRQVVELHGGTVAALSLGEGMGTTFKVNLPLIHKHEPMSYEDDQPLPLNHPSPMLSGTRVLVVDDEPDIRDLVSFILEDYGVEVTAVTSAQEALDILSESLPDILISDIGMPEVDGYMLIRQLRQQPPQQGGNIPAIALTAYAGEINQQQAMEAGFQMHVSKPVDPDALIEAIASLISH; this is translated from the coding sequence ATGTCAATACCAAATGTTGACCCAGCTAGTGAAACAACTCAGGAATTAATATCTTTACGAGGACGGATTGCTGAGTTAGAACAATTAGAAAAACAGTATCAGCGCAGACAAGCATTGCTTGAGCAACAACTGAAAGCAGCCGGGTTTCAACCGCCTGTGCAATTAGTTGAGTGTCAACTTCCTTGCCAGCAATTACAACAAGAAATGAGCGATAAACGGCAAGTGGAGACGGCTTTAGGGGAAAGTGAAGAACGGCTGAGGTTGGCTTTAGATGCTGCTAATATGGGATTTTGGGATTGGCAAATCCTGACGGAAAAAGTCATCTGGTCGGAAAATCATGCACGTTTATTTGGTTTAGTTCCAGGTAGTTTTGCTGGTACATACGAAGCATTTTTATCCTGTGTGCATCCTGAAGATAGACAAAAAGTTACACAGAAAATTTCCCAAACCCAAGCTAGTGAACCGCATTACAGTGATCAATTTCGCATAGTTTGGCCAGATAAAACAATACATTGGATTGCTTCTAAGGGAAAATTTTTCTTTGACCAGCAGGGACAGCCGATAAGAATGATTGGGACGTGTATGGATATTAGCGAAAGCAAACAGACAGAAGAAAAGACCCAACATCTGACGAACCAAGTTCAAGAACAGGCTAATATATTAGATGCTATTCTCGCTACCTCAGTAGATCACATTTTTATCTTTAATAGCACAGGTCAATATCAGTATGTCAGTGATGGTGGTGCTGCGGGGATGGGTCTTCATCCAGAAGATATAGTTGGTAAGACTGTGCGAGAACTCGATTTACCAAAAGATTTAATCGAAAAATGCGAGTATCAATATCAAACTGTCATGGAAAATGGTACACCCATCAAAGATGAGTGTGAATATGTGACAGTAAATGGGACACAATACTATGAATACATTCTCACCCCATTACGTAATATCAACCAAAAGATTGAGGGTGTGATTACAGTTTCTCGCAATATCACAGAACACAAACGCGCTGAACAATCTTTACGTGATAGCGAAGCCAGGTTTCGGCGGTTGTTTGAGTCAAATTTGATTGGGGTAGCTTTTTGGACTGTGGATGGTTTCATTACTGATGCTAATGATGCTTACTTAAAGCTAGCTGGCTATACTCGTGAGGAGTTTGCTGCTTTAGGTAAAATCGATTGGCGAGAACTTACCCCTTCAGAGTATAGAGCTTTGGACGATCGCGCGATCGCTGAAGTCAAAGCCAATGGTGTTTCCCAACTTTACGAAAAGGAGTATATCCACCGCAACGGTAAGCGGGTAGCAGTGGTATTAGGGGTCGCTTTACTCAACGACTCGCAAAATATGGGTGTGGCTTTTGTCTTAGATATTAACGAACGCAAGCAAATAGAACAAGAACGCGATCGCTTACTATCTCAAGAAAGATTAGCACGCCAAGAAGCAGAGGTCGCTAACCGCATTAAAGATGAATTTTTGGCGGTTCTCTCCCATGAACTGAGAACCCCACTCAATCCCATCTTAGGTTGGTCAAAATTGCTACGTTCTCGCAAGTTTGATCAAGCTACTACAGAACGAGCCTTAGAAACCATTGAACGTAATGCTAAACTACAAACTCAATTAATTGAAGATTTATTAGATGTTTCCCGCATCCTGCAAGGCAAATTGACATTAAATGTCTGTCCGGTAAGCGTAGTCATGGTAGTAGAAGCGGCGGTAGAAACAGTAAGACTGGCAGCAGATGCCAAATCTATTCAAATTCAGACTGTCCTTGATCCTAATTTAAGTCAAGTGATGGGTGATCCCAATCGACTACAACAAGTAGTATGGAATTTACTCTCTAATGCGGTCAAGTTTACACCTTCTGGAGGCAGAGTAGATATTTACCTCACAGAAGTTAATCACCGCGTACAAATTCAAGTCAGCGATACAGGTAAGGGCATTGCACCAGATTTTTTGCCCTATGTGTTTGATTACTTTCGTCAAGCCGACAGTACAACTACCAGAAAATTTGGGGGCTTGGGTTTAGGACTCGCGATCGTGCGTCAAGTCGTAGAATTACATGGTGGCACTGTTGCAGCTCTCAGCCTTGGTGAAGGAATGGGAACTACCTTCAAAGTCAATTTACCACTAATACACAAACATGAACCCATGAGTTATGAAGACGATCAACCTTTACCCCTTAACCATCCATCCCCCATGCTTTCAGGTACAAGGGTTTTAGTAGTAGACGATGAACCAGACATCAGAGACTTAGTAAGTTTTATTCTGGAAGATTATGGGGTGGAAGTTACCGCCGTCACATCAGCACAAGAGGCATTAGATATACTGTCTGAGTCATTACCAGATATTTTAATTAGTGATATTGGAATGCCAGAGGTAGACGGTTATATGTTGATACGGCAATTAAGACAGCAGCCGCCACAACAAGGGGGAAATATTCCGGCGATCGCACTTACTGCTTACGCTGGGGAAATCAATCAGCAGCAAGCAATGGAGGCTGGGTTTCAAATGCACGTATCAAAACCAGTAGATCCAGATGCTTTGATTGAGGCGATCGCTAGTTTGATTAGTCATTAG